One window from the genome of Malacoplasma penetrans HF-2 encodes:
- a CDS encoding lipoprotein 17-related variable surface protein: MRKLSKKITLSILGSVLGVATGLSVALPMSESALSNSSITSLSQNNHASTSDLVISENNDQNANISTNNGPITFHGNKITALDWFGNKKWEIDFATHVPDKTSTKPGVDYTDSAWQRSWFNWDYNRSKDKLWVLGYYSTNTKKQPLFQINGSTGAIEKTFDLTYTNLSSVNNAYRFVSALSSGKVMVYGGAGSTYDAKALLYDPDTDTLTQISGNSNNTTILPIGDSTYGQKYRWYFFNLIPIANNKNLVEVFPFSTDPTSDDTTAARNASYDIYFLLVDDNLNMIETTGEWATKVKAANAMVGYRNTQVTPQRDYYTMLDGKVVTVVYNTAIIIDATGNSVNYGTFPMTDNKWIKSWAFDSNQNLYFKFKDDTKIYKVSGDFWKTLTSSNNHTASVSPTIYLDLSGISKDNVNTYASNFVIYNVYGYTGQLMIINSYYNKFIRLSESEKIPSDANYGLAIAVTQNENQQNQGDFKGTLNGPDSFQKASDFTIENSILQSKIPSEITKNDITTLNNSFIKDGDSSGFVISDIDDSKGTFKVTVNLYQIPWFTNELPSDSSPRTVSYDFTTTNKIGNKTSWKTLSTSTDYDFLNMLPSKVQVSDVSSLNPFQASFQSQTITNANGEQLYPKTTYSIQSRDDTKGEITVKADYQYVPMSANLSNYVSNVKSYSSTNTYKIFSNSSAANFKFAGQTNNETSIDVSQVPQLKNLLSANTLPSSFTSLNNSSDSTNSGFLQFVNTNTSKGYPISKMKFTVAANDTAGTLKIDAVMPSNYSPKNQQESFSVTYTNLNKVTSYKFSFNNVNSIGGTNKNLILPSAITDGDIINSFISYTGFSSNDFTITKTANDETGSLTVAISLNSNYASEIGNGNVGFTNYNATQTFTGFMTTDEYNQRFNVEFEDDSDNKLLALKQVQVSEIYDAFYGTNKNGLTIGSTKYDDLKSLIKGLLVKSQGSLIPTSWTDTRITADMYYDNSQGTISFYVKIPKELISGANSDLNLVANYTGFVKGNVDSTSDNLSFVANNMLKSYLVNNSGITEEQFDQFTPDTFAKWLQDNNNQEALKLISYKSGEYVSLLADSSKHKITVISNPVQRTVSVYVYFENVTDPKSLKEYSVTYNI; the protein is encoded by the coding sequence ATGCGTAAATTATCTAAAAAAATAACTTTATCAATATTAGGCTCTGTTTTAGGTGTTGCAACTGGACTATCTGTTGCATTACCAATGTCAGAAAGTGCTTTAAGCAATTCTTCAATAACTAGCTTATCTCAAAACAATCATGCCTCAACTTCTGATTTAGTAATTTCAGAAAATAATGATCAAAATGCAAATATATCTACTAACAATGGTCCAATTACTTTTCATGGTAATAAAATTACAGCTTTAGATTGATTTGGAAACAAGAAGTGAGAAATTGATTTTGCAACTCATGTTCCTGATAAAACCAGTACTAAACCTGGAGTTGATTATACTGATTCTGCATGACAACGTTCATGATTTAATTGAGATTACAACAGATCAAAAGATAAATTATGGGTACTAGGATATTATTCTACTAATACTAAAAAACAACCTCTATTTCAGATTAATGGTTCAACTGGTGCAATTGAAAAAACATTTGATTTAACTTATACAAATTTATCAAGTGTTAATAATGCTTATCGTTTTGTTTCAGCTTTAAGTTCAGGAAAGGTTATGGTTTATGGTGGTGCAGGAAGCACATATGATGCTAAAGCATTGCTATATGATCCAGATACTGATACTTTAACTCAAATAAGTGGTAATTCTAATAACACAACAATTTTGCCAATAGGAGATTCAACTTATGGGCAAAAATATAGATGATATTTTTTCAATCTGATCCCTATTGCTAATAATAAAAATTTAGTAGAAGTCTTTCCATTCTCAACTGATCCAACATCAGATGACACTACTGCTGCAAGAAATGCATCTTATGACATTTACTTTTTATTAGTTGATGACAATCTTAATATGATTGAAACAACTGGAGAATGAGCTACAAAAGTTAAAGCAGCAAATGCAATGGTAGGATATAGAAATACACAAGTTACACCACAACGTGATTACTACACAATGCTTGATGGTAAAGTAGTTACAGTTGTTTATAACACTGCAATTATTATTGATGCAACTGGAAATTCTGTTAATTATGGGACTTTCCCAATGACAGATAATAAATGAATTAAATCATGAGCTTTTGATTCAAATCAAAACCTATATTTTAAATTTAAAGATGATACAAAAATTTATAAAGTATCTGGTGACTTTTGAAAGACTTTAACTTCATCAAATAACCATACTGCTTCAGTTTCTCCTACAATTTATTTAGACCTATCTGGAATTAGTAAAGATAATGTAAACACATATGCAAGTAATTTTGTTATCTACAATGTATATGGATATACTGGGCAATTGATGATAATTAATTCATATTACAATAAATTTATTAGATTGAGTGAATCTGAAAAAATACCAAGTGATGCAAATTATGGTCTTGCAATTGCTGTTACACAAAATGAAAATCAACAAAATCAAGGTGATTTTAAAGGAACATTGAATGGTCCAGATAGTTTTCAAAAAGCATCTGATTTCACAATTGAAAATTCAATTTTACAATCAAAAATTCCTAGTGAAATTACTAAGAATGACATTACAACACTAAATAATTCATTTATAAAAGATGGTGATAGCAGTGGTTTTGTAATTTCAGATATTGATGATAGTAAAGGAACATTTAAAGTAACTGTTAACTTATATCAAATTCCATGATTTACTAATGAATTACCAAGTGATTCTTCACCTAGAACAGTTTCATACGATTTTACAACTACCAATAAAATTGGAAATAAAACATCTTGAAAAACATTATCAACTTCAACTGATTATGATTTCTTAAATATGTTACCTTCAAAGGTTCAAGTTTCAGATGTATCATCATTAAATCCTTTTCAAGCATCTTTCCAATCTCAAACAATTACAAATGCAAATGGAGAACAGCTTTATCCTAAAACTACTTACTCTATTCAATCTCGTGATGATACAAAAGGTGAAATTACAGTTAAAGCAGATTATCAATATGTGCCAATGTCAGCAAATTTATCAAACTATGTTTCTAATGTAAAAAGCTATTCTTCAACTAATACTTATAAAATTTTCAGCAATTCTTCAGCTGCTAACTTTAAATTTGCAGGACAAACAAACAATGAAACAAGTATTGATGTTAGCCAAGTTCCGCAACTTAAAAACCTATTAAGTGCAAACACATTACCTTCTTCATTTACTAGTTTAAATAATTCATCTGATTCTACAAATTCAGGTTTCTTACAATTTGTGAACACAAATACTAGTAAGGGTTACCCAATTTCTAAAATGAAGTTTACAGTAGCTGCAAATGATACAGCAGGTACTTTAAAAATAGATGCTGTTATGCCTTCTAATTACTCTCCAAAAAATCAACAAGAATCATTTAGTGTTACTTATACTAACTTAAATAAAGTTACAAGCTATAAATTTAGTTTTAATAATGTTAATAGTATTGGTGGAACTAACAAAAACTTAATTCTTCCCTCAGCAATTACAGATGGTGATATTATCAACTCATTTATAAGCTATACTGGTTTTAGCTCAAATGATTTCACAATTACAAAAACTGCAAATGATGAAACTGGAAGTTTAACAGTTGCAATTTCATTAAACAGCAACTATGCTTCAGAAATTGGTAATGGTAATGTTGGTTTTACAAACTACAATGCAACTCAAACATTTACTGGTTTTATGACAACTGATGAATATAACCAAAGATTTAATGTTGAATTTGAAGATGATAGTGATAATAAATTATTAGCTTTAAAACAAGTTCAAGTAAGTGAAATTTATGATGCTTTCTATGGAACAAATAAAAATGGACTTACAATTGGGTCTACTAAATATGATGATCTAAAATCATTAATTAAAGGATTGTTAGTTAAAAGTCAGGGTTCATTAATTCCTACAAGTTGAACTGATACTAGAATCACAGCTGATATGTATTATGATAATTCTCAAGGAACTATTAGTTTTTATGTAAAGATTCCAAAAGAATTAATTAGTGGTGCAAATAGTGATTTAAACTTAGTTGCAAACTATACTGGTTTTGTTAAAGGGAATGTTGATTCAACTTCTGATAACTTATCATTTGTTGCAAACAACATGCTAAAAAGTTATCTAGTAAATAACAGTGGTATAACTGAAGAGCAATTTGATCAATTTACTCCAGATACTTTTGCTAAGTGATTACAAGATAACAATAATCAAGAAGCATTAAAACTAATATCTTATAAAAGTGGTGAATATGTAAGTTTATTAGCAGATTCTAGTAAACACAAAATTACAGTTATTTCAAATCCTGTTCAAAGAACAGTTTCAGTTTATGTTTACTTTGAAAATGTTACAGATCCAAAATCACTAAAAGAATATTCAGTAACTTATAATATTTAA
- a CDS encoding Rrf2 family transcriptional regulator — MQISSRFTIAIHIFVCIKTFEEDHKITSEFLASSTNVNPVIIRKILLQLKSSGLIEVQRGSGGSSIAKPLDQISFLDIYKAVECIEKGKLFHFHENPNQECPVGKNIHNILDDKLEQVQKALEDELKKITLDQVINDLKKFIK; from the coding sequence ATGCAAATATCTAGTCGTTTTACAATTGCTATTCATATCTTTGTTTGTATCAAAACATTTGAAGAGGATCATAAGATAACAAGTGAGTTTTTAGCTTCTAGCACAAATGTAAACCCTGTTATTATAAGAAAAATATTATTACAACTAAAATCATCAGGACTTATAGAGGTCCAAAGAGGATCAGGGGGTTCTTCTATTGCTAAACCACTTGATCAAATATCTTTTTTAGATATTTATAAAGCTGTTGAATGTATTGAAAAGGGTAAACTATTCCACTTTCATGAAAATCCTAATCAAGAGTGCCCAGTAGGGAAAAATATTCATAACATACTAGATGATAAATTAGAACAAGTGCAAAAAGCCTTAGAAGATGAATTAAAAAAAATAACTTTAGATCAAGTTATTAATGATTTAAAAAAGTTTATAAAGTAA
- a CDS encoding IMP dehydrogenase has protein sequence MKEIKRTLTFDDVLLRPQYSEVLPKETDVRTTLSSRFQMKIPIMSASMDTVTEIEMAYNMSLNGGIGVIHKNLSHSQQSNMIKQIKHIKNGLYYNIMAFESSNKISMIKEKVFDEYLDDCIFVTVNGSIVNIVSKEDLENKKIDSNSTLESIGRKKIIFAKDSSSLEEILKIMDENKLDFMPIVSETTNGIIAVAKRKWLVPYLNSDDPLIDSKERPKVCGAIGVTEDSIERAKLLIAAGVDAIIIDCAHGHSKKVIELTREIKKLFPKLFLIVGNVVTANGVNDLYKAGADAVKIGVGPGAICTTRTVSGVGIPQFSAILECYEEAKKLNIPIIADGGIKNSGDMVKALAAGADAVMLGSLLAGCDESPSVKVMHNNKMYKQYRGMGSIAAMKAGSSDRYGQDGIKKLVAEGVEGLMPYIGPVKESLYQLVGGLKSGMGYVGAKTLTDLKNKAEFVEQTGIGLKESSTHSIVLLSEQSK, from the coding sequence ATGAAAGAGATAAAAAGAACTTTAACTTTTGATGATGTTTTATTAAGACCACAATATTCTGAAGTTTTACCAAAAGAAACTGATGTTAGAACAACTTTAAGTAGTAGATTTCAAATGAAAATTCCTATTATGAGTGCAAGTATGGATACTGTTACTGAAATTGAGATGGCATATAATATGTCATTAAATGGTGGAATAGGAGTAATTCATAAGAATCTATCACATTCACAACAATCTAATATGATTAAGCAAATCAAACATATTAAAAATGGTTTGTATTACAATATTATGGCTTTTGAATCTAGTAATAAGATTTCAATGATTAAAGAAAAGGTTTTTGATGAATACTTAGATGATTGTATTTTTGTGACTGTTAATGGATCTATTGTTAACATAGTTTCAAAAGAAGATTTAGAAAATAAAAAAATTGACTCTAACTCAACACTAGAATCAATTGGTAGAAAGAAAATTATTTTTGCAAAAGATAGTTCAAGTTTAGAAGAAATTTTAAAAATCATGGATGAAAATAAACTTGATTTTATGCCAATAGTTTCAGAAACTACAAATGGTATTATTGCAGTTGCTAAAAGAAAATGATTAGTACCTTATTTAAATTCTGATGATCCATTAATTGATTCAAAAGAAAGACCAAAAGTATGTGGTGCAATTGGTGTTACAGAAGATAGTATTGAAAGAGCAAAATTACTAATAGCAGCGGGTGTGGATGCTATTATTATTGATTGTGCTCATGGTCACTCTAAAAAAGTAATTGAACTAACTAGAGAAATTAAAAAACTATTCCCTAAGTTATTTTTAATAGTTGGTAATGTTGTTACTGCAAATGGAGTAAACGACTTATATAAAGCAGGTGCAGATGCAGTAAAAATTGGTGTTGGACCAGGTGCAATTTGTACAACTAGAACTGTATCTGGAGTTGGTATTCCTCAGTTTAGTGCGATTTTAGAATGTTATGAAGAAGCAAAGAAATTAAATATACCTATTATTGCAGATGGAGGAATAAAAAATTCTGGTGATATGGTGAAAGCATTAGCAGCAGGAGCAGATGCTGTAATGTTAGGTAGTTTATTAGCAGGTTGTGATGAATCTCCTTCAGTTAAAGTTATGCATAATAACAAAATGTATAAGCAATATCGTGGAATGGGAAGTATTGCTGCAATGAAAGCAGGAAGTTCTGATAGATATGGTCAAGATGGAATTAAAAAATTAGTAGCAGAAGGTGTAGAAGGTTTAATGCCTTATATTGGTCCAGTTAAAGAATCACTATATCAATTAGTAGGTGGTTTAAAAAGTGGTATGGGATATGTTGGTGCTAAAACATTAACAGATCTTAAAAATAAAGCAGAGTTTGTTGAGCAAACTGGAATTGGCTTAAAAGAAAGTTCTACTCATAGTATTGTTCTATTATCTGAACAAAGTAAATAG
- a CDS encoding choline/ethanolamine kinase family protein gives MKTEFEQKAIDLFSSKISKYSINDIKNIETLSGGFTNHCYCFTLADNKKYFVRIGSLKINRTNEYSFLKASKLIKKYKYYDFDTGNAIKIWIDGSTSTFDDCSNFEVFSRIVKQIKKIQSIKLDKIQEIKVRDFYQFINIAKIENIYVNKYKEIIEKYKNLDLVLSHNDIRPSNILINKNKVYLIDFEWCTLNNQYWDLANIVRELEFPLDQLEKVFKKYFKKLDFSVLKDMIFAATCFACQWTFFEKESEELLKYRKNVIRIMNNYYSSFYGDSK, from the coding sequence ATGAAAACAGAATTTGAACAAAAAGCAATTGATTTATTTTCATCTAAAATATCTAAGTACTCAATTAATGACATTAAAAACATTGAAACACTAAGTGGTGGTTTTACTAATCATTGCTATTGTTTTACTCTTGCAGATAATAAAAAGTATTTTGTGAGAATTGGTAGTTTAAAAATAAATAGAACTAATGAATATAGTTTTTTAAAAGCTTCAAAATTAATTAAAAAATATAAATACTATGATTTTGATACTGGTAATGCTATCAAGATTTGAATTGATGGTAGTACATCTACTTTTGATGATTGTTCAAATTTTGAAGTGTTTTCTAGAATTGTTAAACAGATTAAAAAAATTCAGTCTATTAAATTAGATAAAATTCAAGAGATTAAAGTTAGGGATTTTTACCAATTTATTAACATTGCTAAAATTGAAAATATTTATGTTAATAAATATAAAGAGATAATAGAAAAATATAAAAATTTAGATTTAGTGCTAAGTCATAATGATATTAGACCTTCAAATATTTTGATTAATAAAAATAAAGTATATTTGATAGATTTTGAATGATGCACTTTAAATAATCAATATTGAGATTTAGCAAATATAGTAAGAGAATTAGAATTTCCCCTAGATCAATTAGAAAAAGTATTTAAAAAATATTTTAAGAAATTGGATTTCAGTGTTCTTAAAGATATGATTTTTGCTGCAACTTGTTTTGCTTGTCAATGAACTTTTTTTGAAAAAGAAAGTGAAGAATTACTTAAGTATAGAAAAAATGTAATTAGAATAATGAATAATTATTATAGCTCTTTCTATGGTGATTCTAAATAA